In Eubalaena glacialis isolate mEubGla1 chromosome 3, mEubGla1.1.hap2.+ XY, whole genome shotgun sequence, the following are encoded in one genomic region:
- the GPR157 gene encoding LOW QUALITY PROTEIN: G-protein coupled receptor 157 (The sequence of the model RefSeq protein was modified relative to this genomic sequence to represent the inferred CDS: deleted 2 bases in 1 codon), whose amino-acid sequence MPPPAPPTELVPSERAVVLLSCALSALGSGLLVATHALWPDLRSRARRLLLFLSLADLLSAASYFYGVLQDFEGPSWDCVLQGALSTFANTSSFFWTVAIALYLYLSIVRTSRGPGDGRLLCAFHVVSWGVPLVITVAAVTLKKIGYDASDVSVGWCWIDLEAEDHVLWMLLTGKVWEMLAYVTLPVLYLLIRKHINRAHEALSEYRPLVSRAHQLRRRTSAADKKLVLIPIIFICLRVWSTVRFVLTLCGSPAVQTPVLVVLHGIGNSFQGGANCIMFVLCTRTVRTRLLSLCCCCTSQPSARREPAGPRRASAPSKTGESQGPRRAADELPSARAAPLLVLCLGAADLGQAAPSPLCRERDISCAVSLRLPKLLSPVGSSANSACLPPRPSSTSPSHRVLLHVGEFVGMRAALSFRETRGT is encoded by the exons ATGCCACCTCCCGCGCCCCCCACAGAGTTGGTGCCGTCGGAGCGCGCCGTGGTGCTGCTATCGTGCGCGCTCTCCGCGCTAGGCTCGGGCCTGCTGGTGGCCACGCACGCCCTGTGGCCCGACCTGCGCAGCCGGGCGCGGCGCCTGCTGCTCTTTCTGTCGCTGGCCGACCTGCTCTCGGCCGCCTCCTACTTCTACGGGGTGCTGCAGGACTTCGAGGGCCCCTCGTGGGACTGCGTGCTGCAGGGCGCGCTCTCCACCTTCGCCAACACCAGCTCCTTCTTCTGGACGGTGGCCATCGCCCTCTACCTGTATCTTAGCATCGTCCGCACCTCGCGCGGCCCCGGAGACGGCCGCCTGCTTTGTGCTTTCCACGTCGTCAG CTGGGGGGTTCCGCTGGTCATCACCGTGGCGGCTGTCACGCTAAAGAAGATCGGCTACGACGCCTCGGATGTGTCCGTGGGCTGGTGCTGGATCGACCTGGAGGCGGAGGACCACGTGCTGTGGATGCTGCTGACCGGGAAGGTGTGGGAGATGCTCGCCTACGTCACGCTGCCCGTGCTCTACCTCCTCATCCGGAAGCACATCAACAGAGCG CATGAGGCTCTCTCCGAGTACCGGCCCCTCGTGTCCCGGGCGCACCAGCTCCGGCGCCGCACCTCCGCGGCCGATAAGAAGCTGGTCCTCATCCCGATCATCTTCATCTGCCTCCGGGTCTGGAGCACCGTGCGGTTCGTCCTGACCCTCTGTGGCTCCCCGGCAGTGCAGACGCCGGTGCTCGTGGTTCTGCAC GGGATCGGGAACAGCTTTCAGGGGGGCGCCAACTGCATCATGTTCGTCCTCTGCACCCGCACCGTCCGGACCCGGCTCCTCTCTCTCTGCTGCTGCTGCACCTCTCAGCCTTCCGCC CGCCGAGAGCCCGCGGGGCCCCGCAGGGCCTCTGCGCCCTCCAAGACCGGCGAGTCTCAGGGGCCCAGGCGGGCCGCAGATGAACTTCCAAGCGCCCGAGCTGCTCCCCTCCTAGTTCTGTGCCTGGGTGCTGCCGACCTGGGGCAGGCGGCGCCGAGTCCCCTCTGCAGGGAGCGGGACATCAGCTGCGCTGTAAGCCTTCGGCTGCCGAAGCTCTTGAGCCCCGTGGGGAGCAGCGCAAACTCAGCTTGTCTACCTCCTCGACCCTCAAGCACGTCCCCCTCACACCGCGTCCTTCTGCACGTGGGGGAATTCGTCGGCATGAGGGCTGCACTGAGCTTCAGGGAAACCCGTGGTACCTGA